The Haemorhous mexicanus isolate bHaeMex1 chromosome 5, bHaeMex1.pri, whole genome shotgun sequence genome contains a region encoding:
- the SSTR3 gene encoding somatostatin receptor type 3, which produces MDPSAFSLPTPAVLEEGNASSNWAVFTIPNSSSTVSPGVVVSGVLIPVVYLIVCVVGLAGNSLVIYVVLRHSVSESVTNVYILNLALADELFMLGLPFLAAQNALSYWPFGSFMCRLVMAVDAINQFTSIFCLTVMSVDRYLAVVHPGKSSKWRTARVAKAVSVTVWVLSSIVVLPVVVFSDVPLGMSTCHIQWPEPASVWRAGFIVYTATLGFFGPLLVICLCYLLIVVKVRSSGRRVRALSSKHKLSERRVTRMVVTVVAVFVLCWLPFYVLNIINVVCPLPEEPSLFGVYFLVVVLPYANSCANPIIYGFLSYRFKQGFRRAIFRPSRRVQSQEVPACPPEKIDDEREEGEISKITRNGNDRQERPLSSGEGKSNEQKPLPEEPAGCEKSSKLHVSYL; this is translated from the coding sequence ATGGACCCCTCTGCTTTTAGCCTCCCCACGCCAGCAGTGTTGGAGGAGGGGAATGCCTCCAGTAACTGGGCAGTCTTCACTATCCCCAACAGCTCCTCCACTGTCAGCCCTGGTGTTGTTGTCAGCGGTGTCCTCATCCCCGTGGTCTACCTCATTGTCTGTGTGGTGGGGTTGGCTGGGAATTCTCTGGTCATTTATGTGGTCCTACGGCACTCCGTGAGCGAGTCGGTGACCAACGTGTACATCTTGAACCTGGCCCTGGCTGATGAGCTCTTCATGCTGGGCCTGCCCTTCCTGGCTGCACAAAATGCCCTGTCCTACTGGCCATTTGGGTCTTTCATGTGCCGCCTGGTGATGGCCGTGGACGCCATCAACCAGTTCACCAGCATCTTCTGCCTGACAGTGATGAGCGTTGACCGCTACCTGGCTGTGGTCCACCCTGGCAAGTCCTCCAAATGGAGGACAGCACGGGTGGCCAAGGCCGTGAGTGTAACCGTGTGGGTGCTGTCTTCCATAGTGGTGCTGCCCGTGGTTGTCTTCTCAGATGTCCCTCTAGGGATGAGTACATGCCACATCCAGTGGCCAGAGCCTGCCTCAGTGTGGAGAGCTGGCTTCATCGTCTACACTGCCACCCTGGGCTTCTTTGGACCGCTGCTGGTGATTTGTCTCTGTTATCTCCTGATTGTTGTGAAGGTTCGCTCCTCTGGCAGGCGGGTGAGGGCTCTGTCCTCCAAGCACAAGCTTTCAGAGCGCAGAGTGACCCGTATGGTGGTGACTGTGGTGGCTGTCTTTGTCCTTTGCTGGCTTCCCTTCTACGTCCTCAACATAATCAATGTTGTCTGCCCACTGCCAGAGGAGCCATCCCTCTTTGGAGTCTACTTCCTTGTGGTGGTGCTGCCGTATGCCAACAGCTGCGCCAATCCCATCATCTATGGCTTCCTCTCCTACCGCTTCAAGCAGGGCTTCCGCAGGGCCATCTTCAGGCCATCCCGCCGAGTCCAGAGCCAGGAGGTGCCAGCATGCCCCCCAGAGAAGATTGATGACGAAAGGGAAGAGGGTGAGATCAGCAAGATCACCAGGAATGGAAATGACCGGCAGGAGCGCCCTCTAAgcagtggagaaggaaaaagcaatgaGCAAAAACCGCTCCCTGAGGAGCCTGCGGGATGTGAAAAGAGCAGCAAGTTGCATGTCAGTTATTTATGA